One region of Fervidobacterium sp. genomic DNA includes:
- a CDS encoding YggT family protein, protein MFVLGNFFSATGYVLRVAINFEIVVIIVASILSWIPGAYSFRFYQALREIADIVERPMRRLIPPFGYIDITPLIAILVLIFLDRFLAQSLIELGWRLR, encoded by the coding sequence ATGTTCGTACTTGGGAACTTCTTCTCAGCTACAGGATATGTTTTAAGAGTGGCTATAAATTTTGAAATCGTTGTAATAATTGTGGCTTCGATACTTAGTTGGATTCCAGGAGCGTATTCTTTCAGGTTTTACCAAGCACTTCGAGAAATTGCGGATATCGTTGAGAGACCTATGAGAAGGTTAATACCTCCATTTGGTTACATAGATATAACCCCTTTAATTGCCATTCTTGTGCTTATATTTTTGGATCGGTTCCTTGCTCAGTCACTTATTGAACTTGGGTGGAGACTGAGATAA
- a CDS encoding NAD(+) kinase, translating into MHENLRIGIFYRIDYVESAKLVLDKLITHFEVKHFTDSTLEFEEEKFPVDLTIVVGGDGSVLRTLKKVKTPVIGIKAGRLGFFSGYLLSEIDKLIEDIKTWSFVEDKRWMLRIETSKGVYFAINDAVLQKDIRQKILDFDVRMTDGTFYYHADGIVISTPTGSSAYSLALGGPIMLPNVEAFEITPIAPQFLATRSLVIPSSEKISVFVNERASLIVDGDVVEQTDVINVRKCTRSVVLLRPKSYDFSTSIKDKIGYGKKILGNGM; encoded by the coding sequence ATGCACGAAAACCTTAGAATAGGCATATTTTACAGAATAGATTATGTGGAATCTGCAAAGCTTGTTCTTGATAAGTTGATAACTCATTTTGAGGTTAAGCATTTCACAGATTCGACCTTAGAATTTGAAGAGGAGAAGTTTCCTGTCGATTTGACCATTGTTGTTGGTGGAGATGGTAGTGTTCTACGTACACTTAAAAAGGTCAAAACACCTGTGATAGGTATAAAAGCAGGACGGCTTGGTTTTTTCTCCGGATATTTACTTAGTGAAATAGATAAACTTATTGAAGATATTAAAACTTGGAGTTTCGTCGAGGACAAAAGATGGATGTTAAGGATAGAAACATCTAAAGGTGTTTATTTTGCTATCAATGATGCGGTACTTCAAAAGGATATAAGACAAAAGATCCTTGATTTTGATGTAAGGATGACTGATGGTACATTTTACTATCATGCTGATGGTATCGTTATAAGTACTCCGACAGGTTCATCTGCTTACTCTCTTGCTCTCGGTGGTCCAATTATGTTACCAAACGTCGAAGCGTTCGAAATAACGCCGATTGCACCACAGTTTCTTGCAACAAGAAGTTTAGTAATACCAAGTTCCGAAAAAATATCAGTTTTTGTTAACGAAAGGGCTAGCTTGATTGTAGACGGTGATGTTGTCGAGCAAACTGATGTCATAAACGTAAGAAAGTGTACAAGGAGTGTGGTATTACTAAGACCAAAATCTTATGATTTCTCCACCTCGATAAAGGATAAGATTGGATACGGTAAGAAGATCTTAGGGAATGGAATGTAA
- a CDS encoding phosphate uptake regulator PhoU — protein MKWLTKDNVEELKKLIIKEGWYVEDLLRITAEAFKERNIELAKQVEDEYWDVYNEYLEILNYSQVIVGLCNPNGYDLRFVFGSALISKILLDIGKRLKDIVFDIKQLVREPELNQSVMLPEMFSFSQKILRRALRIYVDQNLEGASGVCSQDSIIDGMFAKFNDDIIKIIQDNPRLVRRALLLMDISKALEELSDFSVQIIEVTYYILTGKYHTCYNDLLQPFSIEIFKAK, from the coding sequence ATGAAATGGTTAACAAAAGATAATGTTGAAGAGCTCAAGAAATTAATCATTAAGGAAGGTTGGTATGTTGAAGATCTACTTAGAATCACAGCAGAAGCGTTTAAGGAAAGAAATATTGAACTTGCCAAGCAAGTTGAGGACGAATATTGGGATGTTTATAATGAATATCTCGAAATTCTCAATTACTCACAAGTAATCGTAGGTTTATGCAACCCAAATGGTTACGACCTTAGATTTGTATTTGGATCTGCTCTCATATCAAAGATACTTCTTGATATAGGTAAGAGACTAAAAGATATTGTTTTTGACATTAAACAGCTTGTTAGAGAACCTGAATTAAACCAAAGTGTAATGTTGCCAGAAATGTTCTCTTTCTCTCAAAAGATACTTAGGAGAGCTTTGAGAATTTACGTTGATCAAAATCTGGAGGGCGCATCTGGAGTATGTTCACAAGATTCAATTATAGATGGAATGTTTGCAAAATTTAACGATGATATAATAAAAATTATCCAAGACAATCCTCGTTTAGTTAGAAGAGCATTACTTCTTATGGATATATCGAAAGCTCTTGAAGAACTTTCTGATTTTTCTGTCCAGATAATCGAAGTTACATATTATATACTGACTGGAAAATACCATACTTGTTACAACGATCTTCTCCAACCATTCTCCATTGAAATTTTTAAGGCAAAATAA